From Zavarzinella sp., one genomic window encodes:
- a CDS encoding GDSL-type esterase/lipase family protein produces the protein MKAIPLFALIVVCAGADFRSREKTWEKEIQGIEARITKSDQPKGGIVFAGSSSTRLWDLKKSFPDWNATNCGFGGSQIRDSSAFFARIILPLKPKAVVLYAGDNDVNSKRAPEMIYEDFITFQNILHASLPECQLYFICIKPSVARWNQFETQSKVNLLIREYCEKEPRLTYVDVVPGMLMDGKPDPNLFVKDGLHMSPKGYEIWTAKLREAMKSGK, from the coding sequence ATGAAAGCCATCCCCCTATTCGCACTCATTGTGGTCTGTGCTGGTGCTGATTTTCGCAGTCGGGAGAAAACATGGGAAAAAGAAATCCAGGGGATTGAAGCAAGAATTACCAAGTCTGATCAACCAAAAGGTGGTATTGTTTTTGCGGGTAGCTCCAGCACTCGCTTGTGGGATTTGAAAAAATCGTTCCCAGATTGGAATGCCACTAACTGTGGCTTTGGTGGGTCACAAATCCGCGACAGTTCTGCCTTTTTTGCCCGTATCATTCTCCCACTGAAGCCGAAGGCGGTAGTCCTCTACGCAGGCGACAACGATGTGAATTCCAAGCGTGCTCCCGAGATGATTTATGAGGATTTCATCACTTTTCAGAATATTCTGCACGCATCGTTGCCCGAATGTCAGTTGTATTTTATCTGCATCAAGCCCAGTGTTGCCCGCTGGAATCAGTTTGAGACCCAATCGAAGGTGAACCTGCTCATTCGGGAATATTGCGAAAAAGAACCACGCCTCACTTATGTGGATGTGGTACCAGGGATGCTGATGGATGGAAAACCAGATCCCAATTTATTTGTGAAAGATGGTCTCCACATGTCGCCAAAAGGATATGAGATCTGGACTGCCAAACTCCGTGAAGCGATGAAGTCTGGCAAATAA